In Candidatus Zixiibacteriota bacterium, a single window of DNA contains:
- the ychF gene encoding redox-regulated ATPase YchF produces PARDIENVESELIFSDLLTTESRLERIERQARLANDEKAKREVAVLHKVKTHLEDEKPLRELELSADEAKTIKGFQFLSRKPKLIILNIGEDDIPDRQEIETEFRQKFEGREVGLTSICARIQAELIDLDEDDREEFMQDLGLPESALDQMIRKSFDLLGLITYFTGGEKEVRAWTVRRGAKSPEAAGVIHKDFEKGFIKAEIYSYDKLIEYGSEAEAKKHGALRIEGKDYIFRDGDTVLFRFNV; encoded by the coding sequence CCCGGCCCGCGATATCGAGAACGTCGAATCAGAATTGATTTTCTCTGATCTTTTGACAACTGAATCACGGCTGGAGAGAATTGAACGGCAGGCTCGACTGGCCAACGATGAAAAAGCCAAACGGGAAGTCGCGGTACTGCATAAAGTCAAAACACATCTCGAGGATGAAAAGCCATTGCGTGAACTCGAGCTGTCTGCCGATGAGGCCAAAACAATCAAGGGCTTTCAATTTCTGAGCCGTAAACCAAAGCTTATTATCTTAAACATCGGCGAGGATGATATTCCTGACAGGCAGGAGATCGAAACGGAATTCAGGCAGAAATTCGAGGGCAGAGAGGTCGGTCTGACATCGATCTGCGCCAGAATTCAGGCAGAGTTGATTGATCTGGACGAAGATGACCGCGAGGAATTCATGCAGGACCTGGGATTGCCTGAATCAGCCCTTGACCAGATGATACGTAAATCCTTCGATCTTCTGGGCCTGATCACATATTTTACCGGCGGAGAAAAGGAAGTCCGGGCCTGGACTGTCCGCAGGGGTGCGAAATCTCCAGAAGCCGCCGGAGTTATCCATAAAGACTTCGAGAAAGGCTTCATCAAAGCCGAAATATACTCCTATGACAAATTGATCGAATACGGATCAGAAGCTGAAGCTAAAAAACATGGGGCACTGCGTATTGAGGGCAAGGACTATATCTTCCGGGATGGCGATACGGTTTTATTCCGTTTCAACGTTTGA
- a CDS encoding UDP-N-acetylglucosamine 2-epimerase (non-hydrolyzing) has translation MMKLMLVCGTRSNIIKMAPLYFELKKHPEKFEVTVVHTGQHYDHNMSQIFFEQFGLPGPDYSLGIGSGTHGWHLGATLIKMENTLIKENPDMLVIFEDADSALGSALAASKMNIPIVHVEAGVRVYDNSITEEKNRKIIDSVSHICFTTSDGDNLHLIKEGLDINRIFLVGSLMIDTLKNFMPQIEQNDILECLELVNQDYLLLTVHHPEIVDDPENLKKLNDIITQVAERIKVVFPMHPRTSRIMRSSDACASIMNNLNVKTIDPCGYMEFIKLEKNARLILTDSGGVQQEAAWLRVPCLTLSNSTPHQVTISDGTNKVTGLNRDKVIQQLEFILQNGLTNNKRPIMWDGQTAERIVRLLDENFNKEEDIQPESDQMPTRQYAISSSGL, from the coding sequence ATGATGAAACTGATGCTGGTCTGCGGGACCCGTTCGAATATAATCAAGATGGCGCCCCTTTACTTCGAGCTCAAGAAGCATCCTGAGAAATTCGAAGTAACGGTGGTCCATACCGGCCAGCATTACGATCACAATATGTCCCAGATATTTTTCGAGCAATTTGGTCTTCCGGGACCGGATTACTCACTTGGAATCGGTTCCGGCACTCATGGCTGGCATCTGGGGGCGACCCTGATCAAGATGGAAAATACTTTGATCAAGGAAAATCCGGATATGCTGGTTATATTTGAAGATGCCGATTCAGCTCTGGGAAGTGCCCTGGCGGCCTCCAAAATGAACATCCCGATCGTTCATGTCGAGGCCGGTGTGCGGGTTTATGACAACAGCATTACCGAGGAAAAGAATCGCAAAATCATAGATTCTGTGTCACATATCTGTTTTACCACCAGTGACGGTGATAACCTGCATCTGATAAAAGAAGGGCTGGATATCAATCGAATTTTCCTGGTTGGGAGCCTGATGATCGACACCCTGAAAAATTTTATGCCCCAGATAGAACAAAACGATATCCTGGAATGCCTGGAACTCGTCAACCAGGACTACCTGCTACTGACAGTCCATCATCCAGAGATAGTCGACGACCCCGAGAATCTCAAAAAACTCAATGATATCATTACGCAGGTAGCTGAGCGTATCAAGGTTGTGTTCCCGATGCATCCGCGCACCAGCAGGATTATGCGTTCAAGCGACGCATGCGCTTCGATTATGAACAACCTGAATGTCAAAACGATAGATCCCTGCGGATACATGGAGTTTATCAAGCTGGAAAAGAATGCCCGTCTGATTCTGACCGATTCTGGTGGAGTGCAACAGGAGGCCGCCTGGCTACGTGTGCCCTGCCTGACATTGTCAAATAGTACTCCGCACCAGGTCACCATATCGGATGGCACAAATAAAGTCACCGGATTAAACCGGGACAAAGTTATTCAACAGCTCGAGTTCATCCTGCAAAACGGTTTGACCAACAACAAGCGACCGATTATGTGGGATGGGCAGACTGCCGAGAGGATCGTTCGGCTTCTGGATGAAAACTTCAACAAGGAAGAAGACATTCAACCGGAATCTGATCAAATGCCCACCCGGCAGTATGCTATCAGTTCGAGCGGTTTATGA